The proteins below come from a single Azospirillum thiophilum genomic window:
- a CDS encoding Fur family transcriptional regulator has protein sequence MPSRLEELCVKKGLKMTDQRRVISRVLSEATDHPDVEEVHRRASAIDPRISIATVYRTMRLFEEAHVIDRLDFGDGRARYEETRTDHHHHLIDVDSGEVIEFTNDEMERLKESIARELGYDLIGHRLELYGVPRKRRPDKSES, from the coding sequence ATGCCCTCGCGCCTCGAAGAATTGTGCGTGAAAAAGGGGTTGAAGATGACCGACCAGCGCCGCGTGATCTCGCGCGTGCTGTCGGAGGCGACAGACCACCCCGATGTGGAGGAGGTGCACCGCCGTGCATCGGCCATCGACCCGCGCATCTCCATTGCCACGGTCTACCGCACCATGCGGCTGTTCGAAGAGGCGCATGTCATCGACCGGTTGGATTTCGGCGATGGCCGGGCGCGCTACGAGGAAACAAGAACCGACCACCACCATCATCTGATCGATGTCGATTCCGGTGAAGTCATCGAGTTCACCAACGATGAAATGGAACGGCTGAAGGAAAGCATCGCCCGCGAACTGGGCTATGACCTGATAGGCCATCGGCTGGAGCTGTACGGCGTTCCGCGCAAGCGCCGCCCCGACAAATCTGAGTCTTGA
- the trxB gene encoding thioredoxin-disulfide reductase — protein MATTHHTKVLIIGAGPAGYTAAIYAARANLEPLMVQGMQPGGQLMITTDVENFPGFADPIQGPWLMEQMQKQAEHVGTKMVFDLITDVDFTRRPFVCKGDSGDTYTADSVIIATGAQARWLGISTEEIYRGFGVSACATCDGFFFRGKEIAVIGGGNSAVEEALYLTNHATKVTVIHRRDSFRAERIMQDRLFRHPKIEVVWDSTVEEIVGEGDGTMGNPRAVTGVRIRNVKSGEERVIPVAGVFVAIGHEPATGIFKGKVKMDESGYIVTIPDSTATDIPGVFAAGDVKDKVYRQAVTAAGMGCMAALEAERWLAHHEPAAGAHGDPSPAGTW, from the coding sequence ATGGCCACCACGCACCACACCAAGGTCCTCATCATCGGCGCCGGCCCGGCCGGCTACACCGCCGCCATCTATGCAGCGCGCGCCAACCTGGAACCGCTGATGGTCCAGGGCATGCAGCCGGGCGGCCAGCTGATGATCACCACCGATGTGGAGAACTTCCCCGGCTTCGCCGATCCGATCCAGGGCCCCTGGCTGATGGAGCAGATGCAGAAGCAGGCCGAGCATGTCGGCACGAAGATGGTGTTCGACCTGATCACCGACGTCGACTTCACCCGGCGCCCCTTCGTCTGCAAGGGCGACAGCGGCGACACCTACACCGCCGACAGCGTCATCATCGCCACCGGCGCCCAGGCCCGCTGGCTCGGCATCTCGACCGAAGAAATCTATCGCGGCTTCGGCGTGTCGGCCTGCGCCACCTGCGACGGCTTCTTCTTCCGCGGCAAGGAGATCGCGGTCATCGGCGGCGGCAACTCCGCGGTCGAGGAGGCGCTGTACCTGACCAACCACGCCACCAAGGTGACGGTCATCCACCGCCGCGACAGCTTCCGCGCTGAACGCATCATGCAGGACCGCCTGTTCCGCCACCCGAAGATCGAGGTGGTGTGGGACAGCACGGTCGAGGAGATCGTCGGCGAGGGCGACGGCACGATGGGCAACCCGCGCGCCGTCACCGGCGTGCGGATCAGGAACGTCAAGTCGGGCGAGGAGCGCGTGATCCCGGTGGCCGGCGTCTTCGTCGCCATCGGCCACGAGCCGGCGACCGGCATCTTCAAGGGCAAGGTGAAGATGGACGAGTCGGGCTACATCGTCACCATCCCCGATTCGACCGCCACCGACATCCCCGGCGTCTTCGCCGCCGGCGACGTGAAGGACAAGGTCTATCGTCAGGCGGTCACCGCCGCCGGCATGGGCTGCATGGCCGCGCTGGAGGCGGAACGCTGGCTCGCCCACCACGAGCCGGCGGCCGGCGCCCACGGCGACCCGAGCCCAGCCGGAACCTGGTGA
- a CDS encoding response regulator: MAFSIDADIRPPGYGGRRAVVADADRVQREALAGHLSGRGFQVSQTADALEALAIIGAEAPVVALLPFDREGDEGDRAAALAAMLYPQTRILMTGRRMPNGPFPVLPCPVDLTALDRWLDEVAA, from the coding sequence GTGGCTTTCAGCATCGATGCCGACATTCGGCCGCCTGGCTATGGCGGACGCCGGGCCGTGGTCGCCGATGCCGACCGGGTGCAGCGCGAGGCCCTGGCCGGCCATCTGTCCGGCCGCGGCTTTCAGGTCTCGCAGACCGCCGATGCGCTGGAGGCGCTGGCCATCATCGGTGCCGAGGCGCCGGTCGTCGCATTGCTGCCGTTCGACCGCGAAGGGGACGAGGGCGATCGCGCCGCGGCACTTGCCGCCATGCTCTATCCGCAGACACGCATCCTGATGACCGGCCGCCGCATGCCGAACGGTCCCTTCCCGGTCCTGCCCTGCCCGGTGGACCTGACCGCGCTGGACCGCTGGCTGGATGAGGTCGCCGCCTGA
- a CDS encoding DsrE family protein has product MSTTMSESAVDGTAALSIVLFAGGFDRVHYALVMASAAAATNRKVTLFFTGRALRALVHEAEPGVLGWHDLDPADDGSTPVARDRYFATHGLATFEELLEACVALGVTVMACEMGLRALGLPPGVGLRADVPVATGGVVTFLNEAPKGGAMLFV; this is encoded by the coding sequence ATGTCCACCACCATGTCCGAATCCGCGGTCGACGGCACCGCGGCCCTGTCCATCGTCCTGTTTGCCGGCGGCTTCGACCGCGTCCATTATGCGCTGGTGATGGCCAGCGCGGCGGCGGCCACCAACCGCAAGGTCACGCTGTTCTTCACCGGCCGCGCGCTGCGTGCGCTGGTGCACGAGGCGGAGCCGGGGGTGCTGGGCTGGCACGATCTGGACCCGGCGGACGACGGCAGCACGCCGGTGGCGCGGGACCGCTATTTCGCCACCCACGGCCTCGCCACCTTCGAGGAACTGCTGGAGGCCTGCGTCGCCCTGGGCGTCACGGTGATGGCGTGCGAGATGGGGTTGCGGGCGCTTGGGCTGCCACCGGGCGTCGGGCTGCGCGCCGACGTACCGGTCGCCACCGGTGGCGTCGTCACCTTTCTGAACGAGGCGCCGAAGGGCGGCGCCATGCTGTTCGTCTGA
- a CDS encoding HAD family hydrolase → MTAVHGPSGVAFFDFDGTLIHGDSLPMFVGEVIGRRRAALALADAIRSGLHRHVRGRGPGCDFPGSVKAIFLKRTLRGLPVAEAMAAAERMVPRIRWHQPMLEVLKDHCRQGRRVVVATGALDLYMPALLRGLGVADLLATGMEVVDGTLTGRLSTANCVRRDKAERVTAWIAGNGPVAATWGYGNHPSDLPMLALMHKGEVVRIRRRSNHR, encoded by the coding sequence GTGACCGCTGTCCATGGTCCGTCGGGCGTCGCCTTCTTCGATTTCGACGGCACCCTGATCCATGGCGACAGCCTGCCGATGTTCGTCGGCGAAGTGATCGGCCGGCGCCGCGCCGCGCTGGCGCTGGCCGACGCCATCCGGTCGGGGTTGCATCGCCATGTCCGCGGCCGGGGACCCGGCTGCGATTTTCCCGGGTCGGTCAAGGCGATCTTCCTGAAGCGCACGCTTCGCGGCCTGCCGGTGGCCGAGGCGATGGCCGCGGCGGAGCGGATGGTTCCGCGCATCCGCTGGCACCAGCCGATGCTGGAGGTGCTGAAGGACCACTGCCGGCAAGGCCGCCGCGTGGTGGTCGCCACCGGCGCGCTCGACCTCTATATGCCGGCGCTGCTGCGCGGACTGGGGGTGGCCGACCTGCTGGCCACCGGAATGGAGGTGGTGGACGGGACGCTGACCGGGAGGCTCAGCACCGCCAACTGCGTGCGCCGCGACAAGGCGGAACGGGTGACCGCCTGGATCGCCGGTAACGGCCCGGTCGCCGCAACCTGGGGCTACGGCAACCACCCCAGCGACCTGCCGATGCTGGCGCTGATGCACAAGGGCGAGGTGGTCCGTATTCGACGAAGGTCGAACCACAGGTAG
- a CDS encoding RrF2 family transcriptional regulator, protein MLRISKKLMFAIEAVLDIAYNAGTEPVQSGEITRRQGIPKRYLEQVLQQLVRDGVLAGVRGPRGGYRLARERRRITLGEIVKVVRSMETATDPIEEPAGSILGHQVVRPLWGELQEECMAKLDTITIEDLCMRARRAGVESETEDRIDFTI, encoded by the coding sequence ATGCTCCGCATCTCCAAGAAGCTGATGTTCGCCATCGAGGCGGTCCTCGACATCGCCTACAACGCGGGCACCGAGCCGGTGCAATCCGGAGAGATCACCCGGCGCCAGGGCATCCCGAAGCGCTACCTGGAACAGGTGTTGCAACAACTGGTCCGCGACGGCGTGCTGGCCGGGGTGAGGGGGCCGCGCGGCGGCTATCGGCTGGCGCGCGAACGGCGGCGGATCACTCTGGGCGAGATCGTGAAGGTCGTCCGTTCGATGGAGACCGCCACGGATCCGATCGAAGAGCCGGCGGGATCCATCCTCGGCCATCAGGTGGTGCGCCCGCTGTGGGGCGAATTGCAGGAGGAGTGCATGGCCAAGCTCGATACCATCACCATCGAGGATCTGTGCATGCGTGCCCGCCGCGCCGGGGTGGAGAGCGAGACCGAGGACCGGATCGATTTCACCATCTGA
- a CDS encoding HesA/MoeB/ThiF family protein, protein MDFTDTQLHRYSRHIVLPEVGGIGQEKLLRSKVLVVGAGGLGAPLLLYLAAAGVGTIGIVDDDTVDLSNLQRQVIHDESTLGLPKVDSAAARIHMLNPDVRVEAHRVRLTRDNAMDLIGGYDLVADGSDNFSTRFLLNDACFLAGKPLVSAAILRFDGQLTTFKAHLGAPHPCYRCLFPEPPPRGTVPSCSEGGVLGALAGFVGSLQATEVLKELLGLGESLSGSLLMMDTLYASYQRIAIKRDPDCPLCGDHPTIHDLSAH, encoded by the coding sequence ATGGACTTCACGGATACCCAGCTTCACCGCTATTCCCGTCACATCGTGTTGCCGGAAGTCGGCGGCATCGGGCAGGAAAAGCTCTTGCGCTCCAAGGTGCTGGTCGTCGGTGCCGGCGGCCTGGGCGCGCCCCTGCTGCTCTATCTGGCAGCGGCCGGCGTCGGAACCATCGGCATCGTCGATGACGACACGGTCGATCTGTCGAACCTGCAGCGGCAGGTGATCCACGACGAGTCGACCCTGGGCCTGCCCAAGGTGGACAGCGCCGCTGCCCGCATCCATATGCTGAACCCCGACGTCCGGGTGGAGGCGCACCGGGTGCGGCTGACCCGCGATAATGCGATGGATCTGATCGGCGGCTATGATCTGGTCGCCGACGGCTCGGACAATTTCTCCACGCGCTTTTTGTTGAACGACGCCTGCTTCCTGGCCGGCAAGCCGCTGGTGTCGGCGGCGATCCTGCGCTTCGACGGGCAGTTGACCACCTTCAAGGCGCATCTCGGGGCGCCGCATCCCTGCTATCGCTGCCTTTTCCCCGAACCGCCGCCGCGCGGCACCGTGCCGTCCTGTTCGGAAGGCGGTGTGCTGGGGGCGCTGGCCGGCTTCGTCGGCTCGCTCCAGGCGACGGAGGTGCTGAAGGAACTGCTGGGCCTGGGCGAGAGCCTGTCGGGCAGCCTGCTGATGATGGACACGCTCTATGCGTCCTATCAGCGCATCGCCATCAAGCGGGATCCCGACTGCCCGCTTTGCGGCGATCATCCGACGATCCACGACCTCTCCGCCCACTGA
- the sigJ gene encoding RNA polymerase sigma factor SigJ: MTVQAGPGSALAAFAGERARLRALAYRLLGSVAEAEDTLQDAWLRWSAVAPGSVESAPAFLTTLVTRLALDRLRSARVVRERYYGLWLPEPEVAVWCDEAEDAAGTGSVPMAMLLLLERLAPEQRAVFVLREAMDLDYAEIAATLGKSVEACRQIMRRARARLAEPAAARTDAGAGRRLADAFADASARRDYAAIVALLADDAQWLSDGGGMVLTAVNTLHGADRIARFLLGVQRKRDAGFGFVPVRVNGGPGFLTHLGGTFRSVWALDIAGGRIQRVYQIANPDKLRHVAEVRADGIGH, translated from the coding sequence GTGACGGTGCAGGCCGGCCCGGGCAGTGCGCTCGCCGCCTTCGCGGGAGAGCGGGCGCGCTTGCGCGCCTTGGCCTACCGGCTGCTCGGGTCGGTGGCGGAGGCGGAGGATACGCTGCAGGACGCTTGGCTGCGCTGGTCCGCGGTGGCGCCCGGCAGCGTCGAGTCGGCTCCGGCATTCCTGACCACCTTGGTGACGCGGCTGGCGCTCGACCGCCTGCGCTCCGCCCGGGTGGTGCGGGAACGCTATTACGGGCTGTGGCTGCCCGAACCGGAGGTCGCCGTTTGGTGCGACGAGGCGGAAGATGCCGCAGGGACCGGGTCGGTGCCGATGGCGATGCTCCTGCTGCTGGAACGGCTGGCGCCGGAACAGCGGGCGGTTTTTGTCCTGCGCGAGGCGATGGACCTGGACTATGCGGAGATCGCGGCGACGCTCGGCAAGTCGGTGGAGGCCTGCCGCCAGATCATGCGGCGCGCGCGGGCGCGGTTGGCCGAGCCTGCCGCTGCCCGTACCGATGCCGGAGCAGGCCGCCGGCTGGCCGACGCCTTCGCCGATGCCAGTGCCCGGCGCGACTATGCGGCCATCGTGGCGCTGCTGGCCGACGACGCCCAGTGGCTGAGCGACGGCGGGGGGATGGTGCTGACCGCGGTGAACACACTGCATGGCGCCGACCGCATCGCCCGTTTCCTGCTGGGTGTCCAGCGCAAGCGGGATGCCGGCTTCGGCTTCGTCCCCGTGCGGGTGAATGGCGGGCCGGGTTTCCTGACCCATTTGGGCGGGACGTTTCGCAGTGTCTGGGCGCTCGACATCGCCGGTGGACGCATCCAGCGCGTCTACCAGATCGCCAACCCGGACAAGCTGAGGCATGTGGCGGAGGTTCGGGCCGACGGCATCGGCCATTGA
- the cysK gene encoding cysteine synthase A — protein sequence MAAPEFRGRIYDSILDTIGATPLVRLNRLADDAGVKAQILGKLEFFNPLASVKDRIGRAMIEAAEAAGTIAPGRTTLVEPTSGNTGIALAFVAAAKGYKLILTMPESMSVERRKMLKLLGAELVLTPAQEGMKGAIRKAEEILAADPNTYLLQQFKNTANPAVHRATTAEEIWKDTDGQADFLISGVGTGGTLTGTAEVLKARKPSFRAVAVEPEDSPVLSGGMPGPHKIQGIGAGFVPDILKKDLIDEVVRISNQRAFETARTVARLEGVPVGISSGAALAAALEIGARPENEGKQIVVILPSFAERYLSTALFEGLE from the coding sequence ATGGCTGCACCCGAATTCCGCGGCAGGATCTACGACAGCATCCTCGACACGATCGGCGCCACGCCGCTGGTGCGGCTGAACCGGCTTGCGGACGATGCCGGGGTCAAGGCGCAGATCCTCGGCAAGCTGGAGTTCTTCAATCCGCTGGCCAGCGTCAAGGACCGCATCGGCCGCGCCATGATCGAGGCCGCGGAGGCTGCCGGCACCATCGCGCCCGGCCGCACCACGCTGGTCGAGCCCACCTCCGGCAACACCGGCATCGCGCTGGCCTTCGTCGCCGCCGCCAAGGGCTACAAGCTGATCCTCACCATGCCGGAAAGCATGTCGGTCGAGCGGCGCAAGATGCTGAAGCTGCTGGGTGCCGAGCTGGTGCTGACCCCGGCGCAGGAAGGCATGAAGGGCGCCATCCGCAAGGCCGAGGAGATCCTGGCTGCCGATCCGAACACCTATCTGCTCCAGCAGTTCAAGAACACGGCCAACCCGGCCGTCCACCGCGCCACCACCGCGGAGGAAATCTGGAAGGATACCGACGGGCAGGCCGATTTCCTGATCTCCGGCGTCGGCACCGGCGGCACGCTGACCGGTACCGCCGAGGTCCTCAAGGCCCGCAAGCCGTCCTTCAGGGCGGTGGCGGTCGAACCGGAGGACAGCCCGGTCCTGTCCGGCGGCATGCCCGGCCCGCACAAGATCCAGGGCATCGGCGCCGGCTTCGTGCCCGACATCCTGAAGAAGGATCTGATCGACGAGGTGGTCCGCATCTCCAACCAGCGTGCCTTCGAGACCGCCCGCACCGTCGCCCGCCTGGAAGGCGTGCCGGTGGGTATTTCGTCGGGCGCGGCGCTTGCCGCCGCGCTGGAGATCGGCGCCCGTCCGGAGAATGAGGGCAAGCAGATCGTCGTGATCCTGCCGTCCTTCGCCGAACGCTACCTGTCGACCGCGCTGTTCGAGGGGCTGGAATAA
- a CDS encoding PadR family transcriptional regulator — MFRHLFHNHGRRFSRPDFDDETPEGRGRHGRHGHRGGWEGWGGHGKGGRGERRVFDHGDLRLVLLWLVAEKPRSGYDLIKTIEEMVGGAYSPSPGVVYPTLTLLEEQGHIRVGSTEGNKKLYEIMPEGEAALKAAEPMVAAVRERIAHAHARQKRESSPQIVRAIENFKLALRLRLSRGDLTPAQTQAIADAIDDAARAVERI; from the coding sequence ATGTTTCGGCATCTGTTTCACAACCACGGCCGTCGCTTCTCGCGTCCGGATTTCGACGACGAGACTCCTGAGGGGCGCGGCCGTCATGGCCGCCACGGTCATCGCGGCGGCTGGGAAGGCTGGGGTGGCCATGGCAAGGGGGGGCGTGGTGAGCGTCGCGTCTTCGACCATGGCGATTTGCGGCTCGTCCTGCTGTGGCTGGTCGCGGAAAAGCCGCGCTCCGGCTATGACCTGATCAAGACGATCGAGGAGATGGTCGGCGGCGCCTACAGCCCCAGCCCCGGCGTCGTCTACCCCACCCTGACGCTGCTGGAGGAGCAGGGGCACATCCGCGTCGGCTCCACCGAGGGCAACAAGAAGCTCTATGAAATCATGCCGGAGGGCGAGGCCGCGCTGAAGGCGGCGGAGCCGATGGTTGCGGCGGTCCGCGAGCGCATCGCCCATGCCCACGCCCGCCAGAAGCGCGAATCGTCGCCGCAGATCGTCCGCGCCATCGAGAATTTCAAGCTGGCCCTGCGGCTGCGGCTGTCGCGCGGCGACCTGACGCCCGCACAGACCCAGGCCATCGCCGACGCCATCGACGATGCCGCCCGCGCCGTCGAACGCATCTGA
- a CDS encoding carboxymuconolactone decarboxylase family protein codes for MAFRLTVATGAPALYAAMYATTKAIRSSGLPAGLIHLVDLRVSQINGCAYCIDMHSKEARNEGQSDERIAALSGWERLDLFLPDERAAFAWAEVLTRNRHDRIDAAHREMQRHFGTEQIAALTVAVAQINAWNRVGIAQHVEGTAVGVAA; via the coding sequence ATGGCTTTCCGTCTCACCGTCGCCACCGGCGCGCCCGCCCTTTATGCGGCGATGTACGCCACCACCAAAGCCATCCGGTCCAGCGGCCTGCCGGCCGGCCTGATCCACTTGGTTGACCTGCGCGTGTCGCAGATCAATGGCTGCGCCTACTGCATCGACATGCACAGCAAGGAAGCCCGCAATGAGGGCCAATCCGACGAGCGGATCGCCGCCTTGTCCGGCTGGGAGCGGTTGGACCTGTTCCTGCCTGACGAACGCGCGGCCTTCGCCTGGGCCGAGGTGCTGACCCGCAACCGGCATGACCGCATCGATGCGGCGCACCGCGAGATGCAGCGGCACTTCGGTACGGAGCAGATTGCCGCGCTGACCGTGGCGGTGGCGCAGATCAACGCCTGGAACCGTGTGGGCATCGCCCAGCATGTCGAGGGCACCGCCGTCGGCGTCGCCGCGTGA
- a CDS encoding DUF2218 domain-containing protein, which yields MTASTARVATANGRRYMIQLCKHWAHKFEVVHDENQGLVPFAPDCRCRMAADAEGVTLTVEVEDAGQLERMQQVVIDHLKRFAFREDLGEVVWTPVP from the coding sequence ATGACCGCATCGACCGCACGCGTCGCCACCGCCAACGGGCGTCGCTACATGATCCAGCTGTGCAAGCATTGGGCGCACAAGTTTGAAGTCGTCCATGACGAGAACCAGGGGCTCGTTCCCTTTGCTCCGGACTGCCGCTGCCGGATGGCGGCCGATGCCGAGGGGGTGACCCTGACCGTCGAGGTGGAGGATGCCGGGCAGTTGGAGCGCATGCAGCAAGTGGTGATCGACCACTTGAAGCGCTTCGCCTTCCGCGAGGATCTGGGGGAGGTGGTGTGGACGCCGGTGCCGTGA